A region from the Sulfurivermis fontis genome encodes:
- a CDS encoding TrkH family potassium uptake protein codes for MARDDTVLALSYAVRLPVVLKYLGQLSLVLAILTLPPLLAALWFQDYVFAWRLLSLIVLTGAVGAMLSRLPTPARLQVNEALVITALAFAGTAVLMTWPLMAAGIGFSAALFEAVSAVTTTGLSTLATVEDMPPAFLFTRAWMQWYGGLGIVVLTVALLLGHSLASHHLVDPELRAENIATTTRHYARRMLQVYVLLTLGGLMLLLWVNIDLFTALTHVFAAVSTGGFSNFDASLAALPAAAQLVVSLLCVTGAVALPLYYAGFMCGPAEALRDMELRALVVLSLVMGVAMAWLLAADGMPWHDALWHGLLLGISAQTTAGFFSLDLTGIAAGGQLLLILAMLGGGSLGSTAGGVKLLRLLILARLLQMTLWRSRLAEHAVLQPRLGTRLLESDDIERALLLILLFLLVVIASWLPFVLLGYEPLAALFEVVSAIGTVGLSSGLSASGLPPLLQAVLCFDMLAGRVEIVALLVLLFPGTWLGKRAEVS; via the coding sequence TTGGCCCGTGACGACACAGTACTTGCCCTCAGTTATGCCGTGCGCCTGCCGGTGGTGCTGAAGTATCTGGGGCAGCTGTCGCTGGTCCTGGCCATCCTGACATTGCCGCCGCTGCTGGCGGCGCTGTGGTTCCAGGATTATGTGTTCGCCTGGCGTCTGCTGTCGCTCATCGTTCTGACCGGCGCGGTCGGTGCGATGTTGTCGCGCCTGCCGACCCCGGCACGTCTGCAAGTGAATGAGGCATTGGTGATCACCGCGCTGGCCTTTGCCGGCACTGCCGTGCTGATGACCTGGCCGTTGATGGCTGCGGGCATCGGATTTTCCGCCGCACTGTTCGAGGCGGTGTCTGCCGTCACCACCACCGGGTTGTCGACACTGGCCACGGTGGAGGACATGCCGCCGGCCTTTCTCTTTACCCGCGCCTGGATGCAGTGGTACGGCGGTCTCGGTATCGTGGTGCTCACCGTGGCCCTGCTGCTCGGCCACAGCCTCGCCTCTCACCATCTGGTCGATCCGGAACTGCGCGCCGAGAATATCGCCACTACCACGCGCCACTACGCGCGCCGCATGTTGCAGGTGTATGTGTTGCTGACCCTGGGGGGGCTGATGCTGCTGTTGTGGGTGAACATCGATTTGTTCACGGCGTTGACCCATGTGTTCGCAGCGGTATCCACCGGCGGCTTTTCCAATTTCGACGCCAGTCTGGCCGCGCTGCCGGCGGCGGCACAGTTGGTTGTTTCACTACTGTGCGTGACCGGTGCCGTGGCATTGCCTCTGTACTATGCCGGTTTCATGTGCGGGCCGGCCGAGGCCCTGCGCGACATGGAGCTGCGTGCGCTGGTGGTGTTGTCGCTGGTGATGGGGGTGGCCATGGCCTGGCTTCTGGCCGCCGACGGCATGCCGTGGCACGACGCGTTGTGGCATGGTTTGCTGCTCGGTATCTCCGCACAGACGACCGCCGGCTTTTTCTCCCTGGACCTGACCGGCATTGCAGCCGGTGGACAACTGCTGCTGATTCTCGCCATGCTCGGCGGCGGCAGCCTGGGTTCCACCGCCGGCGGCGTCAAGTTGTTGCGCCTGCTGATTCTGGCGCGCCTGCTGCAGATGACCTTGTGGCGCAGCCGTCTGGCCGAGCACGCGGTGCTGCAACCGCGCCTCGGCACGCGCCTGCTGGAGAGTGACGACATCGAACGGGCGCTGCTGCTGATCCTGCTGTTCCTGCTGGTGGTGATCGCCTCCTGGCTGCCGTTCGTGCTGCTGGGATATGAGCCGCTGGCGGCGCTGTTCGAGGTAGTGTCGGCTATCGGCACGGTGGGGCTGTCCAGCGGTCTCAGCGCCTCGGGGTTGCCGCCGCTGCTGCAGGCGGTACTGTGCTTCGATATGCTGGCAGGACGCGTGGAGATCGTGGCGCTGCTGGTGTTGCTGTTTCCCGGCACCTGGCTGGGCAAGAGGGCGGAGGTATCATGA
- a CDS encoding phage protein NinX family protein — MQAAQLSGDQLDFWVAKARGIPVFRQDGALLYNPGHNLPPRKWNPTRYWSQGGPIIEEQKIDLNWDTEGTLEWSASIDPDILAHGSSVLEASMRAYVISVFGAELPEEE, encoded by the coding sequence ATGCAGGCAGCCCAACTCAGCGGAGACCAACTCGATTTCTGGGTCGCCAAGGCGCGCGGGATACCCGTCTTTCGCCAGGACGGCGCGCTGCTGTACAACCCCGGCCACAACCTGCCGCCACGCAAATGGAATCCCACGCGCTATTGGTCGCAGGGCGGCCCGATCATCGAGGAACAGAAGATCGACCTCAACTGGGACACCGAAGGTACGCTGGAGTGGTCCGCCTCCATCGACCCCGACATCCTGGCCCACGGCAGCAGCGTGTTGGAGGCCTCGATGCGCGCCTATGTGATTTCGGTGTTCGGCGCCGAACTGCCCGAAGAAGAATAG